In the Pseudoliparis swirei isolate HS2019 ecotype Mariana Trench chromosome 21, NWPU_hadal_v1, whole genome shotgun sequence genome, one interval contains:
- the LOC130211628 gene encoding tyrosine-protein phosphatase non-receptor type 13-like, with amino-acid sequence MRHVHRSGPIVSHCSAGIGRSGTLICIDVVLGLISKDADFDLSDVVRNMRLQRQGMIQTEEQYVFCYQVILYVLRCLQAEENISG; translated from the exons ATGAGGCACGTCCACCGATCGGGGCCCATCGTCTCCCACTGCAGCGCGGGCATCGGCCGATCGGGAACCCTCATCTGTATCGACGTGGTCCTGGGTCTCATCAGTAAAGACGCCGAT TTTGACCTTTCAGAtgtggtcaggaacatgaggctTCAGAGGCAAGGAATGATCCAGACAGAG gagCAATATGTGTTCTGCTATCAAGTGATCCTGTACGTCCTCAGATGCCTTCAAGCGGAGGAAAACATCTCTGGATAG